The following are encoded together in the Dickeya lacustris genome:
- the fabF gene encoding beta-ketoacyl-ACP synthase II: MGTGNTVRIVVTGTGIVSPLGCGSDVVWSRLLAGQSGIRTLPAEFTEGTGVLIGARVPDRQEDPQAGYDAEDIIAPKERKKMDRFIEFARVAAKEALDQAGWHPSEASQRLRTATIIASGVGGFGAIAEAVRTTDTRGPRRLSPFTAPSFLANMAAGHVSIAHGFKGPLGAPVTACAAGVQAIGDAARLIRSGEADIALCGGTEAALHRTTLGSFAAARALSTAFNDRPQQASRPFDSERDGFVMAEGAGLLVIESLEHALARGARPLAELVGYGTSADAYHLTAGPEDGEGAQRAMQLALSQAGITADDVQHINAHATSTPVGDRAELSAIRSLFGAPSDVAITSTKSSTGHLLGAAGGVEAIFTVLALHHQIVPPTLNLSHPDALASGLNLVAAQARALPMQYALSNGFGFGGVNASVLFRRWDAD, translated from the coding sequence ATGGGTACGGGAAATACGGTACGCATCGTCGTGACGGGAACAGGGATTGTCTCGCCATTGGGCTGCGGCAGCGACGTCGTGTGGTCTCGTCTGCTGGCCGGGCAATCGGGGATTCGCACGCTACCTGCCGAATTTACCGAGGGAACCGGGGTGTTGATAGGCGCTCGGGTACCAGACCGTCAGGAAGATCCGCAGGCGGGCTATGACGCAGAGGATATTATCGCGCCCAAAGAGCGCAAGAAAATGGATCGCTTCATTGAGTTTGCGCGTGTAGCGGCAAAAGAGGCGCTCGATCAGGCGGGATGGCACCCCAGCGAAGCGTCGCAACGCCTGCGTACCGCGACCATTATTGCCTCTGGCGTCGGCGGGTTTGGCGCCATCGCCGAGGCGGTACGTACAACCGATACGCGCGGGCCGCGCCGGTTGTCGCCGTTTACCGCCCCCTCGTTTCTCGCCAACATGGCGGCAGGCCATGTCTCTATTGCGCATGGCTTCAAAGGGCCGCTCGGCGCACCGGTAACGGCCTGCGCCGCCGGGGTGCAGGCCATTGGCGATGCCGCGCGGCTGATACGCAGTGGCGAAGCCGATATCGCCCTGTGCGGCGGCACGGAAGCCGCGCTGCACCGCACCACCCTCGGCAGTTTTGCGGCGGCGCGCGCGCTATCAACCGCCTTCAACGACAGGCCACAACAGGCATCTCGTCCGTTTGACAGCGAGAGAGACGGGTTTGTCATGGCCGAGGGCGCCGGGTTGCTGGTCATCGAATCCCTCGAGCATGCGTTGGCGCGCGGCGCACGCCCGCTGGCGGAGCTGGTCGGTTATGGCACCAGCGCCGATGCCTACCACTTAACCGCAGGCCCGGAGGATGGCGAGGGCGCTCAACGCGCAATGCAACTGGCGCTCTCTCAGGCCGGTATCACCGCCGATGATGTTCAGCACATCAACGCTCATGCCACTTCGACGCCGGTCGGCGATCGCGCAGAGCTGAGTGCGATTCGCTCGCTGTTCGGTGCCCCATCCGACGTCGCGATTACCTCAACCAAGTCCAGCACCGGTCATTTACTCGGCGCAGCCGGTGGCGTTGAAGCTATCTTCACCGTGCTGGCGCTGCACCATCAAATCGTGCCCCCGACGCTCAACCTGAGCCACCCGGATGCGCTGGCCAGCGGCCTGAATCTGGTGGCGGCTCAGGCGCGGGCACTGCCGATGCAGTACGCGCTGTCAAACGGGTTTGGCTTCGGCGGGGTCAATGCCAGCGTGCTGTTTCGCCGCTGGGACGCCGATTGA
- a CDS encoding cupin domain-containing protein: protein MAAPSTSSVNTHSLPPHFDGNGVFPKGVRNDAYAQYFQGTSYLNMLSTEGVKIGNVVFEPRCRNHWHIHHKGGQILLVTGGEGWYQEWNQPARPLRGGDVVTIPAGTKHWHGAAKDSWFAHLAVEIPAEGASNEWLEPVSEQDYDRLPA from the coding sequence TTGGCTGCGCCATCAACATCATCCGTTAATACTCATTCCCTTCCCCCTCACTTTGATGGTAACGGCGTGTTCCCGAAAGGTGTCCGCAATGACGCCTACGCCCAATATTTTCAGGGCACCAGTTACCTGAACATGCTGTCTACCGAGGGGGTGAAAATCGGCAATGTGGTGTTTGAGCCGCGCTGTCGTAATCACTGGCATATTCACCACAAGGGCGGGCAAATTCTGCTCGTGACGGGAGGAGAAGGGTGGTATCAGGAATGGAATCAACCGGCGCGGCCTTTGCGCGGCGGCGATGTCGTCACTATTCCTGCCGGAACCAAGCACTGGCATGGCGCGGCAAAAGACAGCTGGTTTGCGCATCTTGCCGTTGAAATACCGGCAGAGGGCGCATCTAACGAATGGCTGGAGCCTGTCTCTGAGCAGGATTATGACCGGCTACCCGCCTGA
- a CDS encoding oxidoreductase gives MSKAHKAHVVVVTGVSSGIGRAVAKTFAGQGCKVFGTVRNLASAPPLPGVTLIEMDVREDDAVKRGIQSIVEQAQRIDVLINNAGTSLVGAVEETTTAEAHALFETNVFSIMRTVQAVLPHMRAQGRGRIVNISSVLGFLPAPYMGLYCASKHAVEGLTESLDHEVRQFGIRVTLVEPSFTRTNLDINAPQVGAPLDSYAREREQASRAIVNSVKNAPDPQGVADTVVKAALGPWQMRRTPSGQASLLRKLRRFMPAGPVDASLRKTFGL, from the coding sequence ATGTCAAAAGCCCATAAAGCCCATGTTGTTGTCGTCACCGGCGTATCGTCAGGCATCGGACGCGCCGTCGCCAAGACCTTTGCCGGCCAAGGGTGCAAGGTCTTCGGCACGGTGCGCAACCTCGCCTCGGCCCCTCCCTTACCCGGCGTGACGCTTATCGAAATGGATGTGCGCGAGGATGACGCTGTAAAACGGGGGATTCAGTCTATCGTTGAGCAGGCACAACGTATTGATGTACTTATCAATAATGCAGGGACAAGCCTGGTCGGTGCGGTAGAAGAAACGACGACGGCGGAAGCGCACGCCCTGTTTGAAACCAACGTGTTCAGCATCATGCGCACCGTACAAGCCGTGCTGCCGCACATGCGGGCGCAAGGGCGCGGGCGGATAGTCAATATCAGTTCGGTACTCGGTTTCCTGCCCGCCCCTTATATGGGGCTGTATTGCGCCTCCAAACACGCGGTGGAAGGGCTCACAGAGAGTCTGGATCACGAGGTACGCCAGTTTGGTATTCGCGTCACGCTGGTTGAGCCCTCGTTCACCCGAACCAATCTCGACATCAACGCTCCGCAGGTCGGCGCGCCGCTGGACAGCTATGCCCGTGAGCGGGAGCAGGCGTCACGGGCGATTGTCAACAGTGTGAAAAATGCGCCTGACCCGCAGGGCGTCGCCGACACCGTTGTCAAGGCGGCGCTGGGGCCGTGGCAGATGCGCCGCACACCGTCGGGGCAGGCCTCTTTGCTGCGCAAACTGCGCCGCTTTATGCCCGCCGGCCCGGTGGATGCCAGCTTACGTAAAACCTTTGGCCTTTAA
- a CDS encoding SDR family NAD(P)-dependent oxidoreductase gives MRKVWFITGASRGFGRRFTEAALQRGDNVAATARTLGALADLTAVYGSALLPLALDVTDKTAVTAAVNQAHAHFGRLDVVVNNAGYGVFGMVEEISERDVRTQFDTNVLGPLWVTQAALPYLRAQRGGHIIMLSSLLGLASLPSTGIYSASKAAVEAFADALSQEVAAFGIHVTIVEPGPFSTDFSASAVHASPLASYEGMHSAVNASFTSMPIADPDIVGPALLKVVDADEPPLRIFFGPLASEVVPHIYSERLKLWQAWQDVGSGV, from the coding sequence ATGCGTAAAGTTTGGTTTATCACCGGGGCTTCTCGTGGATTTGGCCGCCGTTTTACTGAGGCGGCGCTTCAGCGTGGCGATAACGTTGCGGCAACGGCGCGCACGCTCGGCGCGCTCGCCGACCTGACAGCGGTTTACGGTAGCGCCCTGCTGCCGTTAGCGCTAGACGTCACGGATAAAACCGCCGTCACCGCCGCCGTCAACCAGGCGCACGCGCATTTCGGGCGGCTGGACGTGGTGGTCAACAACGCCGGTTATGGCGTTTTCGGCATGGTTGAGGAAATTAGCGAGCGAGACGTGCGCACCCAGTTTGATACTAACGTGCTGGGCCCACTGTGGGTCACGCAGGCCGCGTTACCCTACCTGCGCGCTCAACGTGGTGGCCACATTATTATGCTCTCAAGCCTGCTCGGTTTGGCGTCACTCCCGTCCACCGGTATCTACAGCGCCTCGAAAGCCGCTGTCGAAGCCTTTGCCGATGCGTTATCTCAGGAGGTTGCCGCCTTTGGCATTCATGTCACCATTGTTGAGCCGGGGCCATTTAGTACCGACTTTTCCGCATCAGCGGTACACGCCTCGCCGTTGGCCTCTTACGAGGGCATGCATAGCGCGGTGAATGCCAGCTTCACCTCAATGCCCATCGCCGATCCCGATATCGTCGGCCCCGCGCTGCTCAAGGTGGTTGATGCCGATGAACCGCCGCTGCGCATTTTCTTTGGCCCGCTGGCAAGCGAGGTCGTGCCGCATATCTACAGCGAACGGCTAAAACTCTGGCAGGCATGGCAAGACGTCGGCAGCGGTGTCTGA
- a CDS encoding LysR family transcriptional regulator: MMTKEKLNDLQAFVTVARERSFTRAAAILGVSRSALSHTLLGLEERLGIRLLIRTTRSVSPTQAGHRLLGVLAPRLNEIEAELASLRAARDNPAGTVRITANDHAIVTVLWPRLQPLLMSYPDINIEFNVGYELTDIAAQRFDAGVRMGDQVDKDMVAVRITPDVPMAVVAAPDYLAGRAAILLPEDLMAHNCINLRLPTHGGLYAWEFENHGQKTQVRVTGQTVFNNTFLMIQAARDGMGLAYVPRDLVAEHLASQTLISVLDNWCPRFPGYYLYYPSRQHLPAAFELVIKALRWHTA, encoded by the coding sequence ATCATGACCAAAGAAAAACTCAACGATCTTCAGGCTTTTGTCACCGTTGCCCGAGAGCGCAGTTTCACCCGGGCGGCGGCGATATTGGGCGTGTCCCGCTCGGCCCTGAGCCACACGTTGCTGGGGCTTGAAGAGCGTCTGGGCATTCGGTTACTCATTCGCACCACGCGTAGCGTCTCCCCAACGCAGGCCGGTCATCGGCTGTTGGGGGTGCTGGCCCCGCGCCTGAATGAAATTGAAGCTGAACTGGCCTCCCTGCGCGCTGCGCGCGATAACCCTGCGGGAACTGTGCGTATCACCGCCAATGATCATGCGATAGTCACCGTACTCTGGCCCCGGCTACAGCCATTGCTGATGAGTTACCCGGATATCAATATCGAGTTTAATGTCGGGTATGAACTGACAGACATTGCCGCTCAACGCTTTGATGCCGGAGTCCGTATGGGCGATCAAGTCGATAAAGACATGGTTGCCGTGCGCATTACACCGGATGTGCCGATGGCCGTCGTCGCCGCGCCAGACTATCTGGCAGGCCGCGCCGCCATTCTCTTGCCTGAAGATCTGATGGCTCATAACTGCATCAACCTTCGGCTGCCGACCCATGGCGGCCTGTATGCCTGGGAATTTGAAAACCATGGGCAGAAAACCCAGGTTCGCGTTACTGGCCAGACGGTGTTCAATAATACCTTTTTGATGATTCAGGCCGCGCGTGACGGCATGGGCCTCGCCTACGTGCCGCGCGATTTGGTGGCGGAACACCTCGCCTCTCAGACGTTAATATCGGTGCTGGACAACTGGTGCCCGCGCTTTCCCGGATACTATCTCTACTACCCAAGCCGGCAGCATCTGCCAGCCGCTTTTGAGTTAGTTATCAAGGCGCTGCGCTGGCACACTGCGTAA